GAAGAAGAGCATGGGCGTGGACAGGCCGTGGCCGATCATCACCAGCAGCGCGCCCTGCAGCCCCTGCAGGTTGAACGCGAAGATGCCCAGGATCACGAAGCCCAGGTGCGCCACCGAGGTGTACGCCACCAGCTTCTTGGCGTTGGGCTGCACCGCCGCCACCATCGCCGTGTAGATGATGCCCACCACCCCCAGCACCATCGCCCAGAAGACGGTGCGCGGGTCCGTGGCCGCGTCGGGGAACAGCGTCACGCCGAAGCGGATGAAGCCGTAGGTGCCCATCTTCAGCAGCACGCCCGCCAGGATCACCGAACCCGCCGTGGGCGCCTGCACGTGGGCGTGCGGCAGCCAGGTGTGGAACGGGAACACCGGCACCTTGATGGCGAACGCCAGCGCGAAGGCCAGGAACAGCAGGAACTGCTCGGCCTCGGTGGTGCGCACCGGCAGGAACGCGTAGTAGCTGAAGCTGGGCGGCGCGCCGCCGGCCTGCGCCCGCCACCACAGGTACAGGATGGCCACCAGCATCAGCAGCGAGCCGATGGTGGTGTACAGAAAGAACTTCACCGCCGCGTACACCCGCTCCTTGCCGCCCCACACGCCGATCAGGAAGTACATGGGGATCAGCATCATCTCCCAGAACATGTAGAACAGGAACATGTCCAGGGCCACGAACACGCCCACCACGCCCGACGTCAGCGTGAGCAGCGCGGGGTAGAAGGTGCGCTGGCGCTCGCGGATGTACGTCCACGAGCCCAGCACCATCAGCGGCAGCAGCAGCGTGGTCAGCAGCACCATGAACAGGCTAATGCCGTCCATTCCGATCTGGTAGCGGATGCCCCAGTCCGGGAACCACGCCGCGTTGGCGCAGTTCTGCATCAGGGGGATCACCTCCTCGCGCATACCCGGCCCCAGCAGCCCGCCCGAGCCCTTGAAGGTGCAGCGGCCGGCCGGGTTGAAGCTGAAGAACAGCGGCACCGAGGCGACGAACTCCAGGATCCCCGCCCCCAGCGCGACCATCCGCGCGTTCCGCTCGCCCGCCAGGTACGCGGCCAGCGCGCCCAGCACGGGGAACAGGATCAGGAAGGTGAGGATCCAGTGGCTCTGGTAGATCGATTCCATTTCCGTCTGCGCGTCAAAGGGCCATGAAGCTGCCCAGCACCACCAGCACACCCACGATCAGCACGAACGCGTAGGTGTTCACGTATCCGGTCTGGGCCCGGCCCATCCACAGCCCCAGCGCCTGCGCCATGCGGCCGAACCCGTCGACCATGCCGTCGATGCCTCGGTCGAAGCCCCACTGCAGGCGCGACAGGAAGTTCACCGGCTTCACCACCGTGCGGTCGTAGAACTCGTCCACGTACCACTTGTTGTAGAGCGCCTTCTGCAGCCCGCCCTCGTACGCCGGCTCCACGTCCGCCGTCCGCACGCGGTCGTTGCGCTTGCTCACCAGTGCCCAGGCCAGCGCCAGCCCGCCCAGGCCGATTGCGATGGCCAGGAAGATCGGCCACGCGGCGTGGTGCGGCTCCGCCGCGTTCGGCGCGTTCTCGCGCATCACCGTCTCCGAACCGGCGATCACCGGGTGAATCCAATGATGCAGCGTCGCATCGCCACCGATGGCCATGGCGTTGAACATCGGGCCAATCACCGGCACGTGGTCAAACACCTGCTTCTCGACGTTCAGCAGGCCGCCAACGGTCGACAGGAGCGCCAGCACGATCAGCGGCAGCGTCAGCGTCCAGTTTCCCTCGTGCAGGTGGCTGCGCTCCGTGTCCGTCCCGCGGAACCGGCCGAAGAAGGTGTAGATCATCATCCGGCCCATGTAGAAGGCCGTAATGAACGCCGTCAGGGTCAGGATGACGCCGATGGCCCACATCCAGGGCGTCGGATCCATCCCGATTTGGCTCATTCCCGCCGCGAGCGGGTTGGCGCCGTCCGCGCCCAGCCAGGCCGCGCCGATGATCTCGTCCTTGGAGAAGAAGCCGGCGAACGGCGGCACACCGGCGATGGCCAGCGTGGCGATGCCCATCGTGGCGAACGTGATCGGCAGGTGCCGCTTCAGCCCGCCCATGTTGCGCATGTCCTGCGCGTCGGCCGGGTTGTGCGTGGCGTGGAAAGCGCCGTGCATGGCGTGGATCACCGCGCCCGAGCCCAGGAAGAGGCAGGCCTTGAAGAAGGCGTGGGTCATCAGGTGGAACACGCCCGCCGTGTACGCGCCCATCCCCACCGCGGCGAACATGAAGCCCAGCTGCGACACGGTGGAATACGCCAGCACCTTCTTGATGTCCCACTGCTTCAGGCCGATGGTCGCCGCGAACAGTGCCGTCAGCGTGCCCACGACGGCCACAACCAGCGAGGCCCGGGGCGCCATGGTGAAGATCACCGACGAGCGGACGACCAGGTACACGCCGGCCGTCACCATCGTCGCCGCATGGATCAGCGCCGAGACCGGCGTGGGGCCGGCCATGGCGTCGGGGAGCCACACGTACAGCGGCAGCTGCGCGCTCTTGCCCGCGGCGCCCAGGAAGAAGAAGAGCGCGATCGCCGTCGCCACCGCCCCGCCGAACTCCAGCTCCGACGGCGCCCGCTGCATCACCTCGCTGAACGTGAGCGTGCCCACGTTCACGAACAGCAGGAACATGGCGATCAGGAACCCGAAGTCGCCGATGCGGTTGACGATGAACGCCTTCTTCCCCGCGTCGGCGTTCGCCTTTTCCTTGAACCAGAAGCCGATCAGCAGGTAGCTGCACAGGCCCACGCCCTCCCAGCCCACGAACATCAGCGGATAGGACGATCCCAGGACCAGGATCAGCATGAAGAAGATGAAGAGGTTCAGGTACGCCATGAAGCGCGGGTACCCGGGGTCCTCCTTCATGTAGCCGATGGAGAAGATGTGGATCAGCGAGCCCACGCCGGTGATGATCAGCGTCATCACCATCGAGAGCGGGTCCAGCAGCAGGTCGAACCCAACCTGCAGATCGCCGACGGGCATCCACTCCCAGCCCTTGATGTCTTCGAACGTCCCCGCCCCGCGCATGTTCATCCAGTTGAGCACGGCGATGGCGAACGCGGCCAGCAGCACGCCCGGCGCGATGAACGACGGCGCGACGTGCGTCCACGGCTTGGGGCCGTGGTGCCCGTGGTCGTCGTGCGCATCATGACCATGCGCATCATGGCCGTGCGCGTCGTGCGCATGGGCGTGATGCGCATGGTCGTCCGCATGGTCCGCCGGATTGGGACGCAGGCCGCTGTCCAGGTGCTCCTGCTCGCTGGGCGCGGCCGCGTGGGCGTGCGCCAGGGCCGGGGCGGCGGCGTGGGCGTGGTGCGCGTCGTGCCCGTGCGTGTCCCAGTACGGGTCGCCCACGGGGGGAACGGCGGGCAGCGCCTTGCGCGCGGCGTACAGCGCGATCAGGCCGTTGACCAGAAAGCCCAGCAGCGGCAGGGCCAGGATCAGCCAGGGCAGCACCGGGTGGAACGTGGCGCCGTGCGAGGCCGCTTCGGCGCCGTGCGCGGCGGCGGCGGCCGGCGCGCCGTGCGCCGCTTCGGCGGCTTGAAGGAGGAGCATCACCCCTACCACCGTAGCAGGCTGAAGTTCTTGATGTCCACCGACTCGCTGTGGCGGAAGACCGAGATGATGATGGCCAGCCCCACCGCGGCTTCGGCGGCGGCGACGGCGATCACGAAGAAGACGAACACCTGCCCCTGCACCCCGGCGTACGGCGAAAGCGACACGAAGGCCAGGTTCACGGCGTTGAGCATGAGCTCGATGCAGATGAACAGGACGATCGCGTTGCGGCGGATGACCACCCCCGCGACGCCGATGGAGAACAGGATGGCGCTGAGCGCCAGCGAGTACTGCAGCGGAACGTGCTCCACGTGCTCCTCAGATCTTTCTCTTGGCCAGCGCCACCGCGCCCACCACCGCGATCAGCAGCAGCATGGCCGTGGCCTGGAGCGGAACGACGTACTCCTGGTACATGGGAATGCCGATCAGCCCCACGGTGCCGCGCTCGGCCGTCTGCGCGGCCAGGGCGGCGTGCCCCACGTCGGCGCCCACGCCCGTGGGCGGAAGGCCGGTGAACATGCGGCCCAGCAGCGCGATCATCACCAGCGCGGCGCCCCCCGCCATGATCTTCCACCCGGTGCCGCGGATGTCCACCTCGTAGTCGTTGCCCAGGTTCAGCAGCATGATCACGAAGAGGAACAGCACCATGATGGCGCCGGCGTACACCAGGATCTGGACGATGCCGATGAAGAAGGCGCCCAGCAGGGTGTAGATGGCGGCCAGCGAGAAGAAGGTGCCGATCAGCCACAGGGCGCTCGACACGGGGTTCTTCCGCGAGATCACCATCACGGCCGAGCCGATGGCGCAGGCCGCGAAGAAGAAGAACAGGATCTGGGTCAGCATCTGGTATCCACGTTGTGCACCCTCATCCGGGGGCCCCGAACAACATCATCCATCCAACAGAATCGGTGCGCCTCGACAGAAGCAGGCGCGGTCCCACCCCGATTACCGTGCGCCTCGGCAGGACCAGGCGCCGTCCGCCTGCAGGGGCGGTTGAAACCGCGGCAACAACGGCCCAAAGTCCGCCTTCGCGGACTGCTTCCTCTGCATGGGTGCGCCTCGACAAACCCGGCGCACGCCCCTCGAGCATCGGTGCGCGTCGACAGAATGCGGCGCGGTCCCCCTCCAGCGGCGGTTGAAACCGCGGCTGGAAATTCACGAAGTCCGCCTTCGCGGACTGCACCCTCTGCCTTCGCGCGATTCGACGAAGCCTGTCGAGACCGCTTACAGCCCGGGCCTCAGCAAGCTACCGCCGTTACTTTCGCACTTTCGCACTTTCGCACTGCGAGCGCAGCGAGCCTTACTCCCCCGCCGGGTCCGCCGGGTCCCACAGCAGCGTGCTGGGGTGCGTCTGCTTCATCAGGCGGTCCAGGTCGTACACGAAGTTGTCGCGCGTGTACTCGCCCGCCTCGTAGTGGTTGCCCACGTGGATTGCCTCCACCGGGCACACCTCCTGGCACATCCCGCAGAAGATGCAGCGGAACTCGTCGATCTCGTAGACGATCGGGTAGCGGTTGCCCTGGTCGTCCTCGCCCGGCACCAGCTTGATGCAGTTGGCCGGGCAGATGGTGGGGCACAGGCCGCACGCCACGCACTTGGGACGCCCGTCGTCGTGCGTCTCCATCACGTGCGTTCCCCGCCACCGCGGGCTCAGCTGCTTCTTCTCGTCGGGATACTGGATGGTCTTTTCCGACCGGTCGCCCGCCGACTGCACCAGGTGCCGGAAGGTGAGCGCCATCCCCGAAAGCGTGGCGCGGATGTACGAAGACTTCCGCACCGGGCGCTTCATGACCTGAACCGTGGCCGCCATAGTTCCGTGCCTCTATCTGACGGCAGAGCCGGGCGTCGTCAGCCGCTGGCGCATCTGCTCCGCCCGCCGCCGCGCCAGGTGCTGCGCGTGAATCCGCTTTTCGTCCATCGAACCCGTGCCGGACAGCACGCGGCCCCGGTCCATCAGCCACATCACGATGAAGAGCATCACCCCGTTCACCGCCGTCAGGACCAGCCCGCCGAACAGGGTGATGGCCCCGCGCGTGCCGTCGGGCCCCACGCGCACGAACGGCTCGCCCGCGCTGTCCAGCCCCAGCACCGTGGCGCCCGTCACCACGACGGCCACCAGCGCGGCGGGAAGCATGATCTTCCACCCCAGGTCCATCACCTGGTCGTACCGGAAGCGCGGAACCGTCCAGCGCACCAGCATGAAGATGAGGATGAAGAAGAAGGTCTTCGCCGCGAAGAAGCCGAAGCTCACGATGGTCTTCCAGATGGCCGGCTGCGCGCCCACCCACACCGCCGCGTCGCCGGTGCCCACGAAGCCCAGCATGTCGTCGCCGCCGTAGCCGGGGATGTCCCACCCGCCCAGGAACAGCGTTGCCATCAGCGCCGACACCGTCAGCACGTGCGCGTACTCGGCGATGAA
This window of the Longimicrobium sp. genome carries:
- a CDS encoding NADH-quinone oxidoreductase subunit M, which codes for MESIYQSHWILTFLILFPVLGALAAYLAGERNARMVALGAGILEFVASVPLFFSFNPAGRCTFKGSGGLLGPGMREEVIPLMQNCANAAWFPDWGIRYQIGMDGISLFMVLLTTLLLPLMVLGSWTYIRERQRTFYPALLTLTSGVVGVFVALDMFLFYMFWEMMLIPMYFLIGVWGGKERVYAAVKFFLYTTIGSLLMLVAILYLWWRAQAGGAPPSFSYYAFLPVRTTEAEQFLLFLAFALAFAIKVPVFPFHTWLPHAHVQAPTAGSVILAGVLLKMGTYGFIRFGVTLFPDAATDPRTVFWAMVLGVVGIIYTAMVAAVQPNAKKLVAYTSVAHLGFVILGIFAFNLQGLQGALLVMIGHGLSTPMLFFLLGMLYERRHSYEIEDFGGLAATVPLLAVMLVFAAMASIGLPGTAGFFSEFLVLLGTFRSAPWMALIASTGVIFAAYYMLPMVQRILFNPLDKPANRRLPDLNLREMAILVPLVALILWLGFYPKPVLDRMQPAAQMILDMSERSTVVEPFGFAALDAEPNR
- the nuoL gene encoding NADH-quinone oxidoreductase subunit L gives rise to the protein MLLLQAAEAAHGAPAAAAAHGAEAASHGATFHPVLPWLILALPLLGFLVNGLIALYAARKALPAVPPVGDPYWDTHGHDAHHAHAAAPALAHAHAAAPSEQEHLDSGLRPNPADHADDHAHHAHAHDAHGHDAHGHDAHDDHGHHGPKPWTHVAPSFIAPGVLLAAFAIAVLNWMNMRGAGTFEDIKGWEWMPVGDLQVGFDLLLDPLSMVMTLIITGVGSLIHIFSIGYMKEDPGYPRFMAYLNLFIFFMLILVLGSSYPLMFVGWEGVGLCSYLLIGFWFKEKANADAGKKAFIVNRIGDFGFLIAMFLLFVNVGTLTFSEVMQRAPSELEFGGAVATAIALFFFLGAAGKSAQLPLYVWLPDAMAGPTPVSALIHAATMVTAGVYLVVRSSVIFTMAPRASLVVAVVGTLTALFAATIGLKQWDIKKVLAYSTVSQLGFMFAAVGMGAYTAGVFHLMTHAFFKACLFLGSGAVIHAMHGAFHATHNPADAQDMRNMGGLKRHLPITFATMGIATLAIAGVPPFAGFFSKDEIIGAAWLGADGANPLAAGMSQIGMDPTPWMWAIGVILTLTAFITAFYMGRMMIYTFFGRFRGTDTERSHLHEGNWTLTLPLIVLALLSTVGGLLNVEKQVFDHVPVIGPMFNAMAIGGDATLHHWIHPVIAGSETVMRENAPNAAEPHHAAWPIFLAIAIGLGGLALAWALVSKRNDRVRTADVEPAYEGGLQKALYNKWYVDEFYDRTVVKPVNFLSRLQWGFDRGIDGMVDGFGRMAQALGLWMGRAQTGYVNTYAFVLIVGVLVVLGSFMAL
- the nuoK gene encoding NADH-quinone oxidoreductase subunit NuoK, translating into MEHVPLQYSLALSAILFSIGVAGVVIRRNAIVLFICIELMLNAVNLAFVSLSPYAGVQGQVFVFFVIAVAAAEAAVGLAIIISVFRHSESVDIKNFSLLRW
- a CDS encoding NADH-quinone oxidoreductase subunit J; amino-acid sequence: MLTQILFFFFAACAIGSAVMVISRKNPVSSALWLIGTFFSLAAIYTLLGAFFIGIVQILVYAGAIMVLFLFVIMLLNLGNDYEVDIRGTGWKIMAGGAALVMIALLGRMFTGLPPTGVGADVGHAALAAQTAERGTVGLIGIPMYQEYVVPLQATAMLLLIAVVGAVALAKRKI
- a CDS encoding NADH-quinone oxidoreductase subunit I, which encodes MKRPVRKSSYIRATLSGMALTFRHLVQSAGDRSEKTIQYPDEKKQLSPRWRGTHVMETHDDGRPKCVACGLCPTICPANCIKLVPGEDDQGNRYPIVYEIDEFRCIFCGMCQEVCPVEAIHVGNHYEAGEYTRDNFVYDLDRLMKQTHPSTLLWDPADPAGE